A region from the Mycobacterium heidelbergense genome encodes:
- a CDS encoding MogA/MoaB family molybdenum cofactor biosynthesis protein has translation MSARSARVIIASTRASAGEYDDRCGPIIAEWLEQQGFSPVQPEVVADGEPVGQALRRGLDAEVDLIVTSGGTGISPSDTTPDHTVAVLDYMIPGLADAIRRSGLPKVPTSVLSRGVCGVAGQTLIVNLPGSPGGVRDGLGVLADVLDHALDQIAGGDHQR, from the coding sequence ATGAGCGCCCGATCCGCACGAGTCATCATCGCCTCGACCCGCGCATCGGCCGGTGAGTACGACGATCGGTGCGGGCCAATCATCGCGGAATGGCTTGAGCAGCAAGGGTTTTCGCCCGTGCAGCCCGAGGTGGTCGCCGACGGCGAGCCGGTCGGCCAGGCGCTGCGCAGGGGTCTCGACGCCGAGGTCGACCTGATCGTCACCTCGGGCGGCACCGGCATCTCGCCCAGCGACACCACCCCGGACCACACCGTGGCGGTGCTGGACTACATGATTCCCGGGCTCGCCGACGCCATTCGCCGTTCCGGGCTGCCGAAGGTGCCGACGTCGGTGTTGTCGCGCGGGGTCTGCGGTGTGGCCGGTCAGACACTGATTGTCAATCTGCCGGGCTCGCCGGGCGGCGTGCGCGACGGCCTCGGGGTGCTCGCCGATGTGCTCGACCACGCGCTCGATCAAATCGCCGGCGGGGATCACCAGCGATGA
- a CDS encoding molybdenum cofactor biosynthesis protein MoaE: MTRVLRAAMTEEPIFLAEHEELVSHQSAGAIVGFVGMIRDHDGGRRVVRLEYSAHPSAAQVMEQVAAEVAEQSGGVRAIAASHRIGVLHVGEAALVAAVAADHRRAAFDTCARLVDTIKARLPVWKHQFFDDGTEEWVGSA, encoded by the coding sequence ATGACGCGCGTCCTGCGCGCCGCCATGACCGAGGAACCGATCTTTCTGGCCGAGCATGAAGAATTGGTGAGCCACCAGTCGGCCGGCGCGATCGTCGGGTTCGTCGGCATGATTCGCGATCACGATGGCGGCCGCCGAGTGGTGCGGCTGGAGTATTCCGCGCACCCGTCGGCGGCACAGGTCATGGAGCAGGTGGCGGCCGAGGTCGCCGAGCAGTCGGGCGGGGTGCGCGCCATCGCGGCCAGCCACCGGATCGGTGTGCTGCACGTCGGCGAGGCGGCGCTGGTGGCCGCGGTCGCCGCCGACCATCGACGGGCGGCGTTTGACACCTGCGCCCGCCTGGTCGACACGATTAAGGCGCGGCTGCCGGTGTGGAAGCACCAGTTCTTCGACGACGGGACCGAAGAATGGGTGGGCTCGGCGTAG